A window of Rhodococcus sp. SGAir0479 contains these coding sequences:
- a CDS encoding VOC family protein translates to MPVRRMDHVGVVVEDLAAAVAFFVELGLELEGEATVGGRWADDLLGLDGVRADIAVVRTPDGHSRIELSTFHSPATTNAAPHAAVNTPGIPRLTFVVDRVDDVFDRLRTHGAELVGTVAQYEDIYRYCYVRGPAGIIVGLVEELRPDPNP, encoded by the coding sequence ATGCCGGTACGGCGGATGGATCATGTCGGCGTTGTGGTCGAGGACCTCGCGGCTGCTGTCGCGTTCTTCGTCGAACTGGGCTTGGAACTCGAGGGCGAGGCGACAGTCGGGGGCCGATGGGCCGACGACCTCCTCGGACTGGACGGTGTTCGAGCGGACATCGCCGTCGTCCGAACCCCGGACGGCCACAGCCGGATCGAGCTCTCGACGTTCCACTCGCCGGCGACCACCAACGCCGCGCCGCACGCAGCTGTGAACACCCCGGGCATCCCCCGCCTCACGTTCGTGGTCGACCGAGTCGACGACGTCTTCGACCGCCTGCGCACGCACGGTGCCGAACTGGTGGGCACCGTTGCCCAGTACGAAGACATTTATCGATACTGCTACGTCCGCGGCCCCGCGGGAATCATCGTCGGTCTGGTGGAGGAGCTCCGACCCGACCCGAACCCTTGA
- a CDS encoding HNH endonuclease signature motif containing protein, with protein sequence MNPGGLDTTPAALVALGHDDVRGLAELDLVRTTVDLSRLIEQLEALRVTAVAEIDERAVSFDTLGFRSVKQWLAANTLLEVPAAARILALGKALRREPDVADAFNAGAISSEHAALITRFCEQPPRGMPFEALPSCRQVLLDCATNPAATTMSVRTCIARLERIFESDELPPSEDSDRNEFHASKTLNGRVAVKGDLDAVTGEMLLTALSALTKPRNQNDDPTATRTAGQRRADAFAEILRRYLDSGEAPIEGGERPHLSLHVHARDLARADHDHDHDHDHDHEQWASRDADADAPDLFGGTQFQERDVARLPHLGPLTIATARRLACDCHLTPVVMDDGVPLNLGRTTRTVSKKQRRALIARDHGCAFPGCGAPPAHCEGHHVHHWADGGPTDLDNLVLLCRYHHRLLHHSHWEVQIGADHHPWFTPPSLVDPYKKPMPANNRAGPHAA encoded by the coding sequence ATGAATCCGGGGGGACTCGACACCACACCTGCTGCACTCGTGGCGCTCGGCCACGATGACGTGCGTGGGCTGGCCGAGTTGGACCTGGTGCGTACGACGGTGGATCTCTCGCGTCTGATCGAGCAACTCGAAGCCCTGCGCGTGACCGCGGTGGCCGAAATCGACGAGCGCGCAGTCTCGTTCGACACGCTGGGGTTTCGCAGTGTCAAGCAGTGGCTCGCGGCCAACACGCTGTTGGAAGTTCCGGCGGCGGCGCGCATCCTCGCTTTAGGGAAGGCGTTGCGGCGTGAACCCGATGTGGCTGACGCCTTCAACGCCGGGGCCATCTCCAGCGAGCATGCTGCCCTGATCACCAGGTTCTGCGAACAGCCGCCGCGCGGGATGCCCTTTGAGGCCCTTCCGTCGTGCCGGCAGGTGCTCCTCGACTGCGCGACGAATCCAGCGGCCACCACGATGAGTGTGCGCACCTGCATCGCACGGCTCGAGCGGATCTTCGAATCCGACGAGTTGCCGCCCAGTGAGGACAGTGACCGCAACGAATTTCACGCCTCGAAGACGTTGAACGGACGGGTCGCGGTCAAGGGTGACTTGGATGCTGTCACCGGGGAGATGTTGCTGACGGCGTTGTCCGCGCTGACCAAGCCGCGGAACCAGAACGACGACCCGACTGCAACGCGGACCGCGGGACAGCGCCGCGCGGACGCGTTCGCCGAAATCCTGCGCCGCTACCTCGACTCCGGAGAGGCACCCATCGAGGGCGGGGAACGCCCCCACCTGTCGCTGCACGTGCACGCCCGCGACCTCGCCCGCGCCGACCACGACCACGACCACGACCACGACCACGACCACGAGCAGTGGGCGAGCCGAGACGCGGACGCCGACGCGCCGGACCTGTTCGGCGGCACACAATTTCAGGAAAGGGACGTGGCGCGCCTGCCGCACCTGGGACCGCTGACGATCGCCACCGCCCGCCGCCTCGCGTGCGACTGCCACCTCACCCCGGTGGTGATGGACGACGGTGTGCCGCTGAACCTGGGCCGCACCACCAGAACCGTGTCCAAGAAGCAACGCCGCGCGCTGATCGCCCGCGACCACGGCTGTGCCTTCCCCGGTTGCGGAGCCCCGCCCGCCCACTGCGAAGGACACCACGTCCATCACTGGGCCGACGGCGGACCCACCGACCTCGACAACCTCGTGTTGCTGTGCCGCTACCATCACCGGCTCCTGCACCACTCCCACTGGGAAGTGCAGATCGGCGCCGACCACCATCCCTGGTTCACCCCGCCGTCACTGGTGGACCCGTACAAGAAACCCATGCCCGCGAACAACCGCGCCGGACCACACGCAGCGTGA
- the mutA gene encoding methylmalonyl-CoA mutase small subunit, whose protein sequence is MSPASQAEDAARAYSEWQQAVAGVLAKSRRVDAAELGPEPQTLLDTTTYDGVTVSPLYTGRDELPEAPLPGEFPFVRGADANRDVNSGWLVNARFGQDAQDAAAVNRTVLDGLENGVSAVSLSVGGANLPVAGIDAALEGVLLDLAPLTLDAGADVAAAAQQLFQVLDARVAAGDGVADRAQVRVGLGASPLTDAFSGAAGVELDEAVTLAEAAAARAESVRAITVDGTAFHDAGASDAEELGAAVAAGVEYLRALADRGLPIAAALGQLEFRFAATDDQFQTIAKFRAGRQVWARVAQVCGAPEFGGAVQHAVTSAAMMSQRDPWVNMLRTTLAAFGAGVGGADSVRVLPFDAALPAGAAGVSKTFSERIARNTQLLLLEESHLGRVLDPGAGSWYVEQLTQQVAEKAWEFFQQIEAAGGYRAALAAGVVADRIAATKAAREADIAHRRTAVTGVNEFPNLAEAPLPAGAAEAGATVARYAAPFEALRDRSDAYLAANGARPRVLLAPLGPVAEHNVRSTFAANLLASGGIEAVNPGPLDPGGDSIAAAVAEAGAKIAVLCGTDKRYGEQGAAAVTALRDAGIEQVLLAGPEKVFAEVDGAGRPDGFLTARIDAVAALTELLGAIDGDNK, encoded by the coding sequence GTGTCACCAGCTTCACAAGCCGAGGACGCCGCGCGCGCCTACTCGGAATGGCAGCAGGCCGTCGCCGGCGTGCTCGCCAAGTCGCGTCGAGTCGACGCCGCCGAGCTGGGCCCGGAGCCGCAGACGCTACTCGACACCACGACGTACGACGGTGTGACCGTCTCGCCGCTGTACACCGGGCGCGACGAGCTTCCCGAGGCGCCGTTGCCGGGCGAGTTCCCGTTCGTCCGTGGCGCCGACGCCAACCGTGACGTCAACTCCGGTTGGCTGGTCAACGCGCGCTTCGGCCAGGACGCGCAGGACGCCGCCGCGGTCAACCGGACCGTCCTCGACGGGCTCGAGAACGGCGTCAGCGCGGTGTCGCTGTCGGTCGGCGGCGCGAATCTTCCGGTCGCCGGGATCGATGCCGCCCTCGAGGGCGTGCTGCTCGATCTCGCACCGCTGACGCTGGATGCCGGCGCGGACGTCGCCGCGGCCGCGCAGCAGCTCTTCCAGGTCCTGGATGCGCGCGTCGCCGCCGGTGACGGCGTCGCCGACCGTGCTCAGGTGCGCGTGGGCCTGGGCGCCTCGCCGCTGACCGATGCGTTCTCCGGTGCCGCCGGTGTGGAGCTGGACGAGGCGGTCACGCTCGCCGAGGCCGCCGCCGCGCGCGCCGAATCGGTCCGCGCGATCACCGTGGACGGCACCGCCTTCCACGACGCCGGAGCCTCGGACGCCGAGGAACTCGGCGCGGCCGTCGCGGCCGGCGTGGAGTACCTGCGGGCGCTCGCCGACCGGGGCCTGCCGATCGCGGCAGCGCTGGGGCAGCTCGAGTTCCGCTTCGCCGCGACCGACGACCAGTTCCAGACCATCGCGAAGTTCCGTGCGGGACGCCAGGTGTGGGCGCGTGTGGCGCAGGTGTGCGGTGCCCCCGAGTTCGGCGGCGCGGTCCAGCACGCGGTGACGTCGGCCGCGATGATGTCGCAGCGTGATCCGTGGGTGAACATGCTCCGCACGACCCTGGCCGCCTTCGGTGCGGGTGTCGGCGGCGCCGACTCCGTGCGGGTCCTGCCGTTCGACGCCGCGCTGCCCGCGGGCGCCGCCGGTGTGTCGAAGACGTTCTCCGAGCGCATCGCCCGCAATACCCAGCTGCTGCTGCTCGAGGAATCGCACCTCGGCCGCGTCCTCGACCCGGGTGCCGGCTCCTGGTACGTCGAGCAGTTGACGCAGCAGGTCGCCGAGAAGGCGTGGGAGTTCTTCCAGCAGATCGAGGCGGCCGGTGGCTACCGCGCCGCGCTCGCCGCCGGTGTCGTCGCCGACCGGATCGCGGCCACCAAGGCTGCCCGCGAGGCCGACATCGCCCACCGCCGGACCGCGGTCACCGGCGTCAACGAGTTCCCCAATCTCGCGGAGGCCCCGCTGCCCGCCGGCGCCGCAGAAGCCGGTGCCACGGTCGCCCGCTACGCCGCCCCGTTCGAGGCTCTGCGTGATCGGTCGGACGCCTACCTCGCCGCGAACGGCGCCCGCCCCCGGGTGCTGCTGGCCCCGCTCGGCCCCGTCGCCGAGCACAACGTCCGGTCCACCTTCGCGGCCAACCTCCTCGCCTCCGGCGGCATCGAGGCCGTCAACCCCGGCCCGCTGGATCCCGGCGGCGACAGCATCGCCGCGGCCGTCGCGGAAGCGGGTGCGAAGATCGCGGTGCTGTGCGGCACCGACAAGCGTTACGGCGAGCAGGGCGCGGCGGCCGTCACGGCCCTGCGCGACGCCGGCATCGAGCAGGTGCTGCTGGCCGGGCCGGAGAAGGTCTTCGCAGAGGTCGACGGCGCCGGACGCCCCGACGGATTCCTCACCGCCCGCATCGACGCAGTCGCGGCCCTGACCGAACTGCTCGGTGCCATCGACGGCGACAACAAGTGA
- a CDS encoding PaaI family thioesterase encodes MSVANMLEEGVAITPQRLFRMGPPQRVDSVNRLTMDIDGTDPQGGSTTAVLGMLVDDVLGFTLWDRRAARAGVVTAELSVDFVTPTGWTGPEVQADGRILSLTEDGGLAATEIRDSAGTLIAAATAWGNFVDGGADRSTSVVRPLAAPGTIPAAAVAPLTRLGGRLEHSADGTRLIVPPNPALANKLGVMHGGIQACAIDLVGHAALSSAEAPMHTASLRINYFRTAPIDTEVVFTAEVVRAGRSVAVARVTSTGVDGRACAVATVTCRRPSAARADSVR; translated from the coding sequence ATGAGCGTTGCGAACATGCTGGAAGAGGGTGTGGCGATCACGCCGCAACGACTGTTCCGGATGGGTCCGCCGCAGCGCGTCGACTCGGTCAACCGGCTCACCATGGACATCGACGGAACGGACCCGCAGGGCGGCTCCACGACCGCTGTACTGGGAATGCTCGTCGACGACGTCCTCGGGTTCACGCTGTGGGACCGGCGCGCCGCGCGCGCCGGGGTCGTCACGGCCGAGTTGTCCGTGGACTTCGTCACACCGACCGGATGGACGGGTCCCGAGGTGCAGGCGGACGGGCGGATCCTGAGCCTCACCGAGGACGGCGGACTCGCGGCCACCGAGATCCGTGACAGTGCCGGCACGCTGATCGCGGCCGCCACGGCGTGGGGCAACTTCGTCGACGGCGGCGCCGACCGCAGCACCTCCGTCGTGCGGCCGCTGGCCGCGCCGGGAACGATCCCCGCCGCCGCGGTGGCACCGCTCACCCGGCTCGGCGGGCGACTGGAGCACAGTGCGGACGGAACCCGTTTGATCGTGCCCCCGAACCCGGCGCTCGCGAACAAGCTCGGGGTGATGCACGGCGGGATCCAGGCCTGCGCGATCGATCTGGTCGGCCACGCGGCGCTGAGCTCCGCGGAGGCACCCATGCACACGGCGTCGCTGCGCATCAACTACTTCCGGACCGCCCCGATCGACACCGAGGTCGTGTTCACCGCCGAGGTCGTGCGCGCCGGGCGGTCGGTGGCGGTGGCGCGGGTGACCAGCACCGGTGTCGACGGTCGCGCATGCGCGGTGGCGACGGTGACGTGCCGACGCCCCAGCGCCGCCCGTGCCGACTCGGTCCGCTAG
- a CDS encoding TVP38/TMEM64 family protein, with protein MIARLRDPRLLGALAGLLVLFVAAALVPHPSIEQIRGWSESTGPVFPLVFLLVHIVVTIAPVPRTLFTISAGVLFGAATGIAIAVVATTVSAVLALLLVRAIGRDAVAAHLTHPAVQAVDTRLARRGWLAVGSLRLIAAVPFSVVNYCCGVSSVRTLPYTAATVVGILPGTVGVVLLGDALTGRTDPALLAVSGACIALGVLGLVLDARTPVSASSTVRQGQGTDSRQ; from the coding sequence GTGATTGCGCGACTGAGGGATCCCCGACTTCTCGGCGCCCTCGCCGGACTGCTCGTCCTGTTCGTCGCGGCGGCGCTGGTGCCGCACCCGTCGATCGAACAGATCCGCGGGTGGTCCGAGTCGACCGGCCCGGTCTTCCCGCTCGTGTTCCTCCTCGTCCACATCGTGGTGACGATCGCGCCGGTCCCCCGCACGCTCTTCACCATCAGCGCCGGAGTGCTGTTCGGCGCGGCCACCGGGATCGCGATCGCGGTGGTGGCGACGACCGTCAGTGCCGTGCTCGCACTGCTGCTCGTCCGGGCGATCGGCCGCGACGCCGTCGCGGCGCACCTGACCCATCCGGCCGTCCAGGCGGTGGACACCCGGCTGGCGCGCCGCGGATGGCTGGCCGTGGGATCGCTGCGACTGATCGCGGCCGTGCCGTTCTCCGTCGTCAACTACTGCTGCGGCGTCTCCTCGGTCCGCACACTGCCGTACACCGCCGCGACGGTCGTCGGGATCCTGCCCGGCACCGTGGGTGTCGTACTCCTCGGCGACGCGCTCACGGGACGGACCGATCCCGCACTGTTGGCGGTGTCGGGGGCCTGCATCGCCCTCGGCGTGCTGGGGCTCGTCCTCGACGCGCGCACCCCGGTGTCCGCGTCCTCCACCGTCCGTCAAGGGCAGGGGACTGATTCGCGACAGTAA
- the scpA gene encoding methylmalonyl-CoA mutase, which produces MTTNEVEHLIGSFADVALTDPEFPQPAAPTGQQTDALVENLATANNYSTDQVVWSTPEGIDVRPVYTKADRDAAEADGYPLGSFPGIEPFVRGPYPTMYVNQPWTIRQYAGFSTAAESNAFYRRNLAAGQKGLSVAFDLATHRGYDSDHPRVQGDVGMAGVAIDSILDMRQLFDGIDLSQVSVSMTMNGAVLPILALYVVAAEEQGVTPEQLAGTIQNDILKEFMVRNTYIYPPKPSMRIISDIFGYTSAKMPRFNSISISGYHIQEAGATADLELAYTLADGIEYIRAGLDAGMDIDKFAPRLSFFWAIGMNFYMEIAKMRAGRLLWAELVEKFSPKSAKSKSLRTHSQTSGWSLTAQDVFNNVARTCIEAMAATQGHTQSLHTNALDEALALPTDFSARIARNTQLLIQQESNTVRPIDPWGGSYYVEWLTHELANRARAHIAEVEEAGGMAQAIGEGIPKLRIEEAAARTQARIDSGRQPVIGVNKYQVEEDHEIEVLKVENSKVRAEQIAKLEQLRAERDEAATQAALAELTRAAASTEGGMENNLLALAIDAARAKATVGEISDALEKVYGRHQAEIRTISGVYRDEAGKVSNISNATALVEKFAEEEGRRPRILVAKMGQDGHDRGQKVISTGFADLGFDVDVGPLFQTPEEVAQQAADADVHIVGVSSLAAGHLTLVPALREALAAVGRPDIMVVVGGVIPPGDFDELYRAGAAAIFPPGTVLADAAIGLLQKLSEQLGHDPIAAD; this is translated from the coding sequence GTGACAACGAACGAGGTCGAGCACCTCATCGGCAGCTTTGCCGACGTCGCATTGACGGACCCGGAGTTCCCGCAGCCGGCTGCGCCCACGGGCCAGCAGACCGACGCGCTGGTCGAGAACCTCGCGACCGCGAACAACTACAGCACCGACCAGGTGGTGTGGTCGACGCCCGAGGGCATCGACGTGCGCCCGGTGTACACCAAGGCCGACCGCGACGCGGCCGAAGCCGACGGGTACCCGCTGGGCAGCTTCCCGGGCATCGAGCCGTTCGTGCGCGGCCCGTACCCGACGATGTACGTCAATCAGCCGTGGACCATCCGCCAGTACGCGGGCTTCTCCACCGCGGCCGAGTCCAACGCTTTCTACCGTCGCAACCTCGCGGCGGGGCAGAAGGGCCTGTCGGTCGCGTTCGACCTGGCGACGCACCGCGGCTACGACTCCGACCATCCGCGCGTCCAGGGTGACGTCGGCATGGCCGGTGTCGCGATCGACTCGATTCTCGACATGCGGCAGCTGTTCGACGGCATCGATCTGTCGCAGGTGTCGGTGTCGATGACGATGAACGGCGCGGTGCTGCCGATCCTCGCGCTGTACGTCGTGGCCGCCGAGGAGCAGGGGGTCACCCCCGAGCAGCTGGCCGGAACCATTCAGAACGACATTCTGAAGGAGTTCATGGTCCGCAACACCTACATCTACCCGCCCAAGCCGTCGATGCGGATCATCTCCGACATCTTCGGGTACACCAGCGCGAAGATGCCGCGGTTCAACTCGATCTCCATCTCCGGCTACCACATTCAGGAAGCCGGTGCGACGGCCGACCTCGAGCTGGCCTACACGCTGGCCGACGGCATCGAGTACATCCGCGCGGGCCTCGACGCCGGCATGGACATCGACAAGTTCGCGCCGCGCCTGTCGTTCTTCTGGGCCATCGGCATGAACTTCTACATGGAGATCGCCAAGATGCGCGCCGGCCGCCTGCTGTGGGCCGAGCTCGTCGAGAAGTTCTCCCCGAAGTCGGCCAAGTCCAAGTCGCTGCGCACCCACTCGCAGACGTCGGGCTGGTCGCTCACCGCGCAGGACGTGTTCAACAACGTCGCGCGCACCTGCATCGAGGCGATGGCCGCGACGCAGGGCCACACCCAGTCGCTGCACACCAACGCGCTCGACGAGGCGCTCGCGCTGCCCACCGACTTCTCGGCGCGCATCGCCCGCAACACGCAGCTGCTGATCCAGCAGGAGTCCAACACGGTCCGCCCGATCGACCCGTGGGGCGGCTCGTACTACGTCGAGTGGCTCACCCACGAACTCGCGAACCGTGCCCGCGCGCACATCGCGGAGGTCGAGGAGGCCGGCGGCATGGCGCAGGCCATCGGCGAGGGCATCCCCAAGCTGCGCATCGAGGAAGCCGCGGCCCGTACGCAGGCGCGCATCGACTCCGGCCGTCAGCCGGTGATCGGCGTCAACAAGTACCAGGTCGAAGAGGACCACGAGATCGAGGTTCTCAAGGTCGAGAACTCCAAGGTGCGGGCCGAGCAGATCGCCAAGCTCGAGCAGCTCCGCGCCGAGCGCGACGAGGCGGCCACGCAGGCTGCACTCGCCGAGCTCACCCGCGCCGCCGCGTCGACCGAAGGCGGCATGGAGAACAACCTGCTGGCTCTCGCCATCGACGCCGCCCGCGCCAAGGCGACCGTCGGCGAGATCTCCGACGCGCTCGAGAAGGTGTACGGGCGCCACCAGGCCGAGATCCGGACCATCAGCGGTGTGTACCGGGACGAGGCCGGAAAGGTGAGCAACATCTCCAACGCAACCGCACTCGTCGAGAAGTTCGCCGAGGAGGAGGGCCGTCGTCCCCGCATCCTCGTCGCCAAGATGGGCCAGGACGGGCACGACCGCGGACAGAAGGTGATCTCCACCGGCTTCGCGGATCTCGGCTTCGACGTCGACGTGGGACCGCTGTTCCAGACCCCCGAGGAGGTCGCCCAGCAGGCGGCCGACGCCGACGTCCACATCGTCGGTGTGTCCTCCCTCGCCGCCGGTCACCTCACGCTGGTGCCGGCCTTGCGGGAGGCCCTCGCGGCGGTCGGTCGCCCCGACATCATGGTCGTGGTCGGCGGCGTCATCCCGCCGGGCGACTTCGACGAGCTGTACCGGGCCGGTGCGGCCGCGATCTTCCCGCCCGGCACGGTGCTCGCCGACGCGGCGATCGGGCTGCTGCAGAAGCTGTCGGAACAGTTGGGACACGATCCGATTGCCGCCGACTAA
- a CDS encoding NfeD family protein produces the protein MAALIWLVAGVLLAAAEALVGEFFLLMLAGGALVTAGFSAVTDVPVWVDAIVFGVVSLALVLGVRPALLRRFDQPPLKLTNVAALTGKKALVLEEVAEHRGQVKLDGDVWTARPLDVTEVYPPGTTVTVMEIDGATAVVWRGP, from the coding sequence GTGGCAGCTTTGATTTGGCTGGTGGCGGGGGTGTTGCTGGCGGCCGCTGAGGCGTTGGTGGGGGAGTTCTTCCTGCTCATGCTCGCGGGCGGCGCGCTGGTGACCGCCGGTTTCAGCGCGGTGACGGACGTTCCGGTGTGGGTCGACGCGATCGTGTTCGGTGTCGTGTCGCTCGCACTCGTGCTCGGCGTCCGCCCGGCGCTGCTGCGGAGGTTCGATCAGCCGCCGCTGAAATTGACGAATGTTGCCGCGTTGACCGGGAAGAAGGCGCTCGTCCTCGAGGAGGTCGCCGAGCATCGCGGTCAGGTCAAGCTCGACGGTGACGTGTGGACCGCCCGTCCACTCGACGTCACCGAGGTGTATCCGCCGGGGACGACAGTCACGGTGATGGAGATCGACGGCGCCACCGCCGTCGTATGGAGGGGACCGTAG
- a CDS encoding SPFH domain-containing protein, producing the protein MAALIVLAVLVVLVVVLVAKSVALVPQAEAAVIERLGRYARTVSGQLTFLVPFVDRIRAKVDLRERVVSFAPQPVITQDNLTLSIDTVVYFQVTNPQAAVYEISNYIAAVEQLTITTLRNVVGGMTLEETLTSRDSINGQLRGVLDEATGRWGLRVARVELKSIDPPPSIQESMEKQMKADREKRAMILTAEGHRESAIKTAEGAKQSQILAAEGAKQASILGAEGERQSRILRAQGERAAKYLQAQGQAKAIEKVFAAIKSGKPTPELLAYQYLQTLPQMAQGDANKVWLVPSDFGDALKGFAKTLGAPGDDGVFRYEPSHTDAEDLPRPEDDSAEVADWFETKTDPAVERAVRAAEAVARTPVESPFSQEHLLGGEQHEELPPSNS; encoded by the coding sequence ATGGCAGCACTGATAGTTCTGGCGGTACTGGTCGTACTCGTCGTCGTTCTGGTCGCGAAGTCGGTGGCCCTGGTGCCACAGGCCGAGGCGGCCGTGATCGAGCGGCTGGGCCGCTACGCGCGCACCGTGTCGGGCCAGTTGACGTTCCTGGTCCCCTTCGTGGATCGGATCCGCGCCAAGGTGGACCTGCGCGAGCGGGTCGTGTCCTTCGCGCCGCAGCCGGTCATCACGCAGGACAACCTGACGCTGTCGATCGACACGGTCGTCTACTTCCAGGTGACCAATCCGCAGGCCGCGGTCTACGAGATCAGCAACTACATCGCCGCCGTCGAGCAGCTGACCATCACCACGCTTCGTAACGTCGTCGGTGGCATGACGCTGGAGGAGACGCTGACCTCGCGCGACTCCATCAACGGCCAGCTCCGCGGCGTCCTCGACGAGGCGACCGGCCGCTGGGGTCTGCGCGTCGCCCGCGTGGAGCTCAAGAGCATCGATCCGCCGCCGTCGATCCAGGAGTCGATGGAGAAGCAGATGAAGGCGGACCGCGAGAAGCGGGCGATGATCCTCACCGCCGAGGGCCACCGGGAATCGGCGATCAAGACCGCCGAGGGCGCCAAGCAGAGCCAGATCCTCGCGGCGGAGGGCGCCAAGCAGGCGTCGATCCTCGGCGCCGAGGGCGAGCGACAGTCCCGCATCCTGCGTGCGCAGGGTGAGCGCGCCGCGAAGTACCTGCAGGCCCAGGGACAGGCGAAGGCCATCGAGAAGGTCTTCGCGGCAATCAAGTCCGGCAAGCCCACCCCCGAACTGCTGGCCTACCAGTATCTTCAGACGCTTCCCCAGATGGCGCAGGGAGACGCGAACAAGGTGTGGCTGGTGCCCAGCGATTTCGGCGACGCCCTCAAGGGCTTCGCGAAAACCCTGGGCGCGCCCGGCGACGACGGCGTCTTCCGCTACGAGCCGAGCCACACCGATGCCGAGGACCTGCCCCGTCCCGAGGACGATTCGGCGGAGGTGGCGGACTGGTTCGAGACCAAGACCGATCCGGCGGTGGAGCGCGCCGTCCGCGCCGCCGAGGCGGTTGCCCGAACTCCTGTCGAGAGCCCGTTCTCCCAGGAACACCTGCTCGGTGGGGAGCAGCACGAGGAACTTCCGCCGAGCAACAGCTAG
- a CDS encoding DUF3097 domain-containing protein, with protein MYGDIFAGHPRTRKPKAPQVAAERDLVVEDAATGFCGAVVGIERTYDGDFVRLEDAARRTRLFAMREAAFLVDGRPVTLVRPTPQAQKTPQRSASGSTKVEGLRARTALPSRIWVEGVHDAALVERVWGHDLRVEGVVVEHLEGLDNLADRLAEFRPGPGRKVGVLVDHLVTGSKEERLTQGLGPYVMVTGHPYIDVWEAVRPQAVGIEAWPKIPRGQDWKTGVCDALGWGTPQDGWRRVYGAVSSFRDLEAPLIGAVERLVDFVTEE; from the coding sequence ATGTACGGCGACATCTTCGCCGGTCACCCCCGCACCCGGAAGCCGAAGGCGCCGCAGGTCGCCGCCGAACGGGACCTGGTCGTCGAGGACGCCGCCACCGGATTCTGCGGCGCCGTCGTCGGAATCGAACGCACCTACGACGGCGACTTCGTCCGGCTGGAGGATGCGGCCCGGCGGACCCGCCTGTTCGCGATGCGTGAGGCCGCCTTCCTCGTCGACGGCCGCCCGGTGACGCTGGTGCGGCCCACACCGCAGGCACAGAAGACGCCGCAACGGTCGGCGTCGGGCTCGACGAAGGTCGAGGGACTGCGCGCGCGAACCGCACTGCCCAGCCGGATCTGGGTCGAAGGCGTCCACGACGCTGCGCTGGTCGAGCGAGTGTGGGGCCACGACCTCCGGGTCGAGGGTGTGGTGGTCGAGCACCTGGAAGGTCTGGACAACCTCGCCGACCGGCTCGCGGAGTTCCGTCCCGGCCCCGGCCGCAAGGTGGGTGTGCTGGTGGACCACCTGGTCACCGGCTCCAAGGAGGAACGGCTGACGCAGGGCCTGGGCCCGTACGTGATGGTCACCGGGCATCCGTACATCGACGTGTGGGAGGCGGTGCGACCCCAGGCCGTCGGGATCGAGGCCTGGCCGAAGATCCCGCGCGGGCAGGACTGGAAGACCGGCGTGTGCGACGCGCTCGGCTGGGGGACCCCGCAGGACGGGTGGCGTCGCGTCTACGGCGCGGTCAGCAGCTTCCGCGATCTCGAGGCGCCCCTGATCGGCGCCGTGGAACGACTGGTCGACTTCGTCACGGAGGAGTGA